In Thunnus thynnus chromosome 11, fThuThy2.1, whole genome shotgun sequence, the following proteins share a genomic window:
- the ildr1b gene encoding immunoglobulin-like domain-containing receptor 1b isoform X2, translated as MGKTILMALLLVYLPTELLSIQVNVPETERFTTLFASVILRCDYSTSANPQDVLVTWRYKSFCKDPVLDYYSTAYQAALQLGQDPSNDCPDRQRTVRTVVQKRGLNEPILGADYRERKITIQNKADLVINEVMWWDNGVYFCNIDAPGDTTGDPDREVKLIVYHWLTILLIIIGALLLIMLFCICCCQCCPQKCCCYVRCPCCPQTCCCPEKAVMQHRMMRQAQKAMAPWMNGQPIYAPISSNASSQGVPILYSGSYSDHPVKQNFAMAPMQLSPMALQQQPPPPPPHHYHMNGSVHSSVQGTNQVLDYLENQVRGLDTGPPPMASRVVQNMPPLQSHPQPQQAPPAVPYSPGPPSMLSALDDMGVRGIERRVITLPPIIQRGPSFSSRRGPGGGEGVRGVPRMSSQSSGSTIPSERGVHRDSRRYRDVSPPRRGILRDYSDDSDWDNRRGRAPHRGSRNERGSSAGRRGGGSRPRTHSRDDLMEELHSRAARRERSYSPPQRRKGSWSSDEEDNRRRRGGKGKDWPEKPPSYNSIEIQPGHGNGQRNYNHLYKFP; from the exons AGCTGCTCTCCATCCAGGTGAACGTTCCAGAGACTGAGAGGTTTACGACTCTGTTTGCCTCTGTGATTCTGCGCTGCGACTACTCCACTTCAGCGAACCCTCAGGATGTCCTGGTCACCTGGAGATACAAATCCTTCTGTAAAGACCCGGTGCTTGATTACTACTCCACAG CCTATCAGGCCGCTCTGCAGCTGGGTCAGGACCCGTCCAATGACTGCCCAGACCGCCAGCGCACAGTTCGCACAGTGGTGCAGAAGAGAGGCCTTAATGAGCCCATACTGGGAGCAGACTACAGAGAACGCAAAATTACCATTCAAAACA AGGCTGACCTGGTCATCAATGAGGTGATGTGGTGGGATAATGGTGTGTACTTCTGCAATATTGATGCGCCTGGTGACACGACAGGGGACCCGGATCGTGAAGTTAAACTCATCGTGTACC ACTGGCTGACCATCCTGTTAATCATCATCGGTGCCCTCCTGCTCATCATGCTCTTCTGCATATGTTGCTGTCAGTGCTGCCCGCAGAAGTGCTGCTGCTACGTCCGCTGCCCGTGTTGTCCACAGACGTGCTGCTGCCCGGAAAAAG CTGTGATGCAGCACCGGATGATGCGACAGGCTCAGAAGGCTATGGCTCCTTGGATGAACGGCCAACCCATTTATGCTCCCATTAGCTCCAATGCCTCCTCTCAGGGCGTCCCCATACTGTATTCAG GCTCGTACTCGGACCACCCTGTCAAACAGAACTTTGCCATGGCTCCCATGCAGCTGTCACCCATGGccctgcagcagcagccccctcctcctcctcctcaccactACCACATGAACGGCAGTGTGCATAGCAGTGTTCAAGGCACCAACCAGGTGTTGGACTACCTGGAGAACCAGGTGAGGGGGCTGGATACAGGACCACCTCCAATGGCTTCACGTGTTGTCCAAAATATGCCGCCATTACAGTCTCATCCTCAGCCCCAGCAGGCTCCTCCCGCAGTTCCCTACAGTCCCGGGCCTCCGAGTATGTTGTCAGCCCTGGATGACATGGGGGTGAGAGGGATCGAGAGAAGGGTGATCACCCTTCCTCCTATCATCCAGCGTGGACCCAGCTTTTCCTCACGCAGGGGGCctggaggtggagagggagTCAGGGGTGTCCCCAGAATGTCTAGCCAGTCCAGTGGGAGCACAATCCCCTCGGAAAGGGGCGTCCACAGAGACAGTCGTAGATACAGAGACGTCTCTCCTCCCAGGCGGGGGATCTTGCGTGATTACAGCGACGACTCCGACTGGGATAACAGGCGAGGGAGAGCGCCACACAGGGGCTCGAGAAATGAGAGAGGAAGCTcagcagggaggagaggaggtgggtCCAGGCCACGAACCCACAGTCGTGATGACCTGATGGAGGAGCTGCACAGCAGAGCAGCACGGAGGGAGAGGAGCTACTCACCTCCTCAGCGTCGCAAAGGGTCCTGGAGCTCAGATGAAGAGGACAACAGGAGAAGAAGGGGAGGGAAAGGGAAGGATTGGCCAGAGAAGCCCCCTAGCTACAACTCCATTGAGATCCAGCCTGGACACGGTAACGGGCAAAGGAACTACAACCATCTTTAT AAGTTCCCATAG
- the me3 gene encoding NADP-dependent malic enzyme, mitochondrial — translation MNSLPGRAALSLCRRTAATGGMRVLTGSPGHPAGGLLADRVSLQAVRVCHSGTNRKASISTKKRGFDITRNPHLNKGMAFTLEERLQLGIHGLLPPCFLSQDVQVLRVMKSYETRSNPLDKYILLMTLQDRNEKLFYRLLTSDIEEFMPIVYTPTVGLACQQYGLAFRRPRGLFITIHDRGHIATMLNSWPEEDIKAIVVTDGERILGLGDLGSYGMGIPVGKLALYTACGGVRPQQCLPVLLDVGTDNQALLDDPLYIGLKHKRIRGKEYDDLIDEFMQAVTDKYGMNCLIQFEDFANNNAFRILNKYRNRYCTFNDDIQGTASVAVAGLLAALKITKNKLSDHTFVFQGAGEAALGIAHLLIMAMAKEGLSSEVAAKKIWMVDSRGLIVKGRSHLNHEKEEFAHEHQHLKTLEEVVHTIKPTAIIGVAAIGGAFTEKIIKDMASFNERPIIFALSNPTSKAECTAEQCYKLTQGRGIFASGSPFQKVTLSDGRTFYPGQGNNAYVFPGVALGVIACGVRHISDDIFLTTAEAIADMVTEENLAEGRLYPPLNSIREVSFKIAVKIVNYAYKHNIASVYPEPKDKEAFVLSHVYSPDYDSFTLDTYSWPQEAMKVQDV, via the exons ATGAACTCTCTCCCGGGAAGAGCCGCACTGTCTCTGTGCAGACGCACGGCAGCGACAGGCGGGATGAGGGTCCTCACTGGTTCCCCAGGTCACCCTGCCGGGGGCCTGCTGGCGGACAGGGTCTCTCTCCAGGCTGTGCGGGTCTGCCATTCGGGGACGAACCGCAAGGCCAGCATCAGCACTAAGAAACGGGGCTTCGACATCACCAGAAACCCCCACCTCAACAAG GGAATGGCATTCACGCTGGAGGAGCGCTTACAACTGGGCATCCACGGCCTGCTGCCCCCTTGCTTCCTCTCGCAGGATGTCCAAGTGCTGCGTGTCATGAAGAGCTATGAAACACGCAGCAACCCTCTGGACAA gtACATCCTGCTGATGACGCTGCAGGACAGGAACGAGAAGTTGTTCTACCGTTTGCTGACCTCTGATATCGAGGAGTTCATGCCCATCGTGTACACTCCCACTGTCGGCCTGGCCTGCCAGCAGTACGGCCTGGCCTTCAGGAGACCGCG AGGTCTCTTCATCACCATCCACGACAGAGGCCACATTGCCACCATGCTTAACTCCTGGCCTGAAGAAGACATAAAG GCCATCGTGGTGACGGACGGCGAGCGTATCCTCGGACTGGGTGACCTGGGCAGCTATGGCATGGGCATTCCTGTTGGGAAGCTGGCGCTCTACACAGCCTGCGGTGGCGTTCGGCCGCAGCAGTGTCTCCCTGTGTTGCTGGACGTTGGCACCGACAACCAG GCACTGCTCGATGACCCCTTGTACATCGGACTGAAGCACAAGAGAATCAGAGGAAAGGAGTACGACGACCTAATCGATGAGTTCATGCAGGCCGTGACAGACAA GTACGGGATGAACTGTCTGATTCAGTTTGAGGACTTTGCCAACAACAACGCATTCCGCATCCTTAACAAATACAGGAATCGGTACTGCACCTTCAACGATGACATCCAAG GCACGGCCTCGGTAGCTGTCGCCGGCCTCTTAGCTGCTTTGAAGATCACCAAGAACAAACTGTCTGATCACACCTTTGTTTTCCAGGGAGCAGGCGAG gCTGCTCTGGGTATTGCTCACCTGCTCATTATGGCCATGGCCAAGGAAGGCCTGAGTAGTGAAGTAGCTGCCAAAAAGATCTGGATGGTGGACTCAAGAGGTCTCATTGTAAAG GGAAGAAGTCATCTGAACCACGAGAAAGAGGAGTTTGCTCATGAGCACCAGCACCTGAAGACCCTGGAGGAGGTGGTGCACACCATCAAACCCACCGCCATCATAG GAGTGGCTGCTATCGGAGGAGCATTCACTGAGAAGATTATCAAAGACATGGCATCCTTCAACGAGAGGCCGATCATCTTTGCCCTGAGTAACCCTACCAGCAAGGCAGAGTGCACAGCAGAGCAGTGCTACAAGCTCACACAG GGTCGGGGTATCTTCGCCAGTGGAAGTCCGTTTCAAAAGGTGACGCTGTCTGATGGACGCACCTTCTACCCTGGACAGGGAAACAACGCCTACGTCTTCCCGGGGGTCGCTTTGGGCGTCATCGCCTGTGGAGTGCGCCACATATCTGATGACATCTTCCTCACCACAGCAGAG GCGATAGCTGACATGGTAACAGAGGAGAACTTGGCTGAGGGGAGACTCTATCCTCCTCTCAACTCCATAAGAGAGGTGTCCTTCAAGATCGCAGTGAAG ATTGTAAACTACGCGTACAAACACAACATTGCTTCGGTGTACCCCGAGCCAAAGGACAAGGAGGCGTTTGTGCTGTCTCACGTCTACAGTCCCGATTACGACTCGTTCACTCTGGACACATACAGCTGGCCGCAGGAGGCCATGAAGGTCCAGGATGTGTGA
- the nxpe3 gene encoding NXPE family member 3 codes for MCRNLSKYALIFLFLALSGLIFLLCNIHTVENWNCHTISALYQLQSRIQSSFIPVGIPNFNHSRTFCAHLGLKPSPEDELEERYLLDLIAWPVPPSHSTPIALRRTSDPVHSLFAILPTKAGREWHVGDQLEVLVQMHDFQGQPKHYGGDFLLARLHSPELGAGVAGIVLDHKNGFYSVLFPLLWVGSAQVEITMVHSSEAVTVLRRLREERPDRVFFKSLFRLGFLSETTVCNMCLPPDQQPLCNYTDLHTGEPWYCYKPKMLSCDTRINHAKGGYLKHLITNKEALLFQSGVNIKVPIHASGTDRINVVPSRTDKVDAESSSINPEPIKLAPSGYYYEDSWRPLGGVTMRQFNESSAITQCLKNKVINMYGDSTVRQWFEYLIASAPELKEFNLHSPKNVGPFMAVDSTHNILLMYRCHGPPIRFSTVMSSELRYISNELDGLSGGPNTVVVLSIWAHFSTFPVEVYIRRLRHIRRALVRLMDRAPGTLVVIRSANLQAVDQEVSLYNSDWYSLQLDRVLRAMFKGLNVLQVDAWQMSVAHHLPHALHPPPAIVKNMIDMFLSYICPEKKKRQQK; via the exons CCAAATATgccctcatcttcctcttcttagCCCTGTCTGGCCTCATCTTCCTGCTATGCAACATCCACACCGTGGAG AACTGGAACTGCCACACAATTTCAGCCCTGTACCAGCTCCAGAGCAGGATCCAATCATCCTTCATCCCGGTGGGTATCCCTAATTTTAATCACAGCCGCACCTTCTGTGCACATCTGGGCCTGAAACCCTCCCCTGAAGATGAACTGGAGGAGCGCTACCTGTTGGACTTAATCGCCTGGCCTGTGCCACCGTCTCACTCCACACCAATTGCTCTGCGCCGCACGAGTGACCCCGTGCACAGCCTGTTCGCCATCCTCCCCACTAAAGCAGGGCGGGAGTGGCATGTGGGTGACCAGCTTGAGGTCCTCGTCCAAATGCATGACTTCCAGGGTCAACCCAAGCACTACGGCGGAGATTTCCTTTTGGCTCGACTGCACTCCCCGGAGCTTGGAGCAGGTGTAGCGGGGATCGTGCTGGACCACAAGAATGGattttattctgttctgttccCACTCCTCTGGGTGGGGTCTGCACAGGTTGAGATCACGATGGTGCACTCCAGCGAGGCCGTCACTGTGCTGCGACGGCTGAGGGAGGAACGACCTGATCGGGTGTTTTTCAAGAGCCTGTTTCGCTTAGGCTTCCTTTCTGAAACAACTGTGTGTAACATGTGCCTGCCCCCCGACCAGCAGCCCCTGTGCAACTACACAGACCTTCACACAGGTGAGCCCTGGTACTGCTACAAGCCGAAGATGCTCAGCTGTGACACCAGAATCAACCACGCCAAGGGAGGCTACCTGAAGCACCTCATCACCAACAAGGAAGCATTGCTCTTCCAGAG TGGTGTAAACATCAAAGTTCCCATACATGCTTCAGGAACTGACAGGATCAAtgtggtgccttcaaggacag ATAAAGTAGACGCAGAAAGCAGCAGTATAAATCCAGAACCTATTAAGCTAGCACCGTCTGGATATTACTACGAGGACTCATGGAGGCCGTTAGGTGGCGTTACAATGCGCCAGTTTAACGAATCATCTGCCATCACTCAGTGTTTGAAGAACAAGGTGATCAACATGTACGGAGACTCTACCGTCAGGCAGTGGTTTGAGTACCTCATTGCTTCTGCACCAG AATTAAAAGAGTTCAACCTACACAGTCCTAAAAACGTTGGGCCTTTCATGGCGGTGGACAGCACCCATAATATTCTCTTGATGTACCGCTGCCACGGCCCTCCCATCCGCTTCTCCACAGTCATGTCCAGTGAGCTGCGGTACATTTCCAATGAGCTGGACGGCCTGTCTGGGGGCCCCAACACTGTCGTGGTCCTCAGTATCTGGGCCCACTTCAGCACCTTTCCTGTGGAGGTGTACATACGACGGCTTCGTCACATCCGACGGGCGCTGGTGCGACTCATGGACCGAGCGCCGGGGACACTCGTCGTGATCCGCTCAGCCAATCTCCAAGCCGTGGACCAAGAGGTGAGCCTATACAACAGCGACTGGTACTCCCTGCAGCTCGACAGGGTGCTCAGAGCCATGTTCAAGGGACTGAATGTTCTGCAGGTAGATGCCTGGCAAATGAGTGTAGCGCACCACCTCCCTCACGCCCTCCACCCACCTCCAGCCATCGTCAAGAACATGATAGACATGTTTTTGTCTTATATTTGtccagagaagaaaaagagacaacagAAATAG
- the ildr1b gene encoding immunoglobulin-like domain-containing receptor 1b isoform X1 produces the protein MGKTILMALLLVYLPTELLSIQVNVPETERFTTLFASVILRCDYSTSANPQDVLVTWRYKSFCKDPVLDYYSTAYQAALQLGQDPSNDCPDRQRTVRTVVQKRGLNEPILGADYRERKITIQNKADLVINEVMWWDNGVYFCNIDAPGDTTGDPDREVKLIVYHWLTILLIIIGALLLIMLFCICCCQCCPQKCCCYVRCPCCPQTCCCPEKAVMQHRMMRQAQKAMAPWMNGQPIYAPISSNASSQGVPILYSGSYSDHPVKQNFAMAPMQLSPMALQQQPPPPPPHHYHMNGSVHSSVQGTNQVLDYLENQVRGLDTGPPPMASRVVQNMPPLQSHPQPQQAPPAVPYSPGPPSMLSALDDMGVRGIERRVITLPPIIQRGPSFSSRRGPGGGEGVRGVPRMSSQSSGSTIPSERGVHRDSRRYRDVSPPRRGILRDYSDDSDWDNRRGRAPHRGSRNERGSSAGRRGGGSRPRTHSRDDLMEELHSRAARRERSYSPPQRRKGSWSSDEEDNRRRRGGKGKDWPEKPPSYNSIEIQPGHGNGQRNYNHLYDRSSHSSTSVVI, from the exons AGCTGCTCTCCATCCAGGTGAACGTTCCAGAGACTGAGAGGTTTACGACTCTGTTTGCCTCTGTGATTCTGCGCTGCGACTACTCCACTTCAGCGAACCCTCAGGATGTCCTGGTCACCTGGAGATACAAATCCTTCTGTAAAGACCCGGTGCTTGATTACTACTCCACAG CCTATCAGGCCGCTCTGCAGCTGGGTCAGGACCCGTCCAATGACTGCCCAGACCGCCAGCGCACAGTTCGCACAGTGGTGCAGAAGAGAGGCCTTAATGAGCCCATACTGGGAGCAGACTACAGAGAACGCAAAATTACCATTCAAAACA AGGCTGACCTGGTCATCAATGAGGTGATGTGGTGGGATAATGGTGTGTACTTCTGCAATATTGATGCGCCTGGTGACACGACAGGGGACCCGGATCGTGAAGTTAAACTCATCGTGTACC ACTGGCTGACCATCCTGTTAATCATCATCGGTGCCCTCCTGCTCATCATGCTCTTCTGCATATGTTGCTGTCAGTGCTGCCCGCAGAAGTGCTGCTGCTACGTCCGCTGCCCGTGTTGTCCACAGACGTGCTGCTGCCCGGAAAAAG CTGTGATGCAGCACCGGATGATGCGACAGGCTCAGAAGGCTATGGCTCCTTGGATGAACGGCCAACCCATTTATGCTCCCATTAGCTCCAATGCCTCCTCTCAGGGCGTCCCCATACTGTATTCAG GCTCGTACTCGGACCACCCTGTCAAACAGAACTTTGCCATGGCTCCCATGCAGCTGTCACCCATGGccctgcagcagcagccccctcctcctcctcctcaccactACCACATGAACGGCAGTGTGCATAGCAGTGTTCAAGGCACCAACCAGGTGTTGGACTACCTGGAGAACCAGGTGAGGGGGCTGGATACAGGACCACCTCCAATGGCTTCACGTGTTGTCCAAAATATGCCGCCATTACAGTCTCATCCTCAGCCCCAGCAGGCTCCTCCCGCAGTTCCCTACAGTCCCGGGCCTCCGAGTATGTTGTCAGCCCTGGATGACATGGGGGTGAGAGGGATCGAGAGAAGGGTGATCACCCTTCCTCCTATCATCCAGCGTGGACCCAGCTTTTCCTCACGCAGGGGGCctggaggtggagagggagTCAGGGGTGTCCCCAGAATGTCTAGCCAGTCCAGTGGGAGCACAATCCCCTCGGAAAGGGGCGTCCACAGAGACAGTCGTAGATACAGAGACGTCTCTCCTCCCAGGCGGGGGATCTTGCGTGATTACAGCGACGACTCCGACTGGGATAACAGGCGAGGGAGAGCGCCACACAGGGGCTCGAGAAATGAGAGAGGAAGCTcagcagggaggagaggaggtgggtCCAGGCCACGAACCCACAGTCGTGATGACCTGATGGAGGAGCTGCACAGCAGAGCAGCACGGAGGGAGAGGAGCTACTCACCTCCTCAGCGTCGCAAAGGGTCCTGGAGCTCAGATGAAGAGGACAACAGGAGAAGAAGGGGAGGGAAAGGGAAGGATTGGCCAGAGAAGCCCCCTAGCTACAACTCCATTGAGATCCAGCCTGGACACGGTAACGGGCAAAGGAACTACAACCATCTTTAT GATAGAAGTTCCCATAGCAGCACCAGCGTAGTCATCTGa